A genomic window from Gemmatimonadetes bacterium SCN 70-22 includes:
- a CDS encoding tRNA (N6-isopentenyl adenosine(37)-C2)-methylthiotransferase MiaB — MTHDARSTVYIETYGCQMNVSDSELMLGKLAAAGYAPVESPDGADVILLNTCAIRDHAEQRVIGRLGELKRAMKAGTVVGVAGCMAQRLGPELLSKARHVSLVIGPDGYRALPELVAKARDGERAVQTAFDMEEHYEDFAPRRFDKVKAWIPVQRGCDYRCTYCIVPYTRGAERSRKLEDVVREARQVVEEGISEVTLLGQTVNSYHDGSHDFADLLRAVGAVPGVRRLRFTSPHPSDFSDAVIDAMAEVAAVCEHVHLPMQSGATSMLKRMLRRYSREDYLACVERLRTRVPGIGLTTDIIVGFPGETEAEFAETLSAVREVGFDDAFTFKFSPREGTPATRMPAEWTVPDEVASERLERLIEVVRSGAREKNLRLLGQRREVLVEKPARRGELLQARSRDYKTVLIPGNESLVGQYVTVELTGTTGSTFTGAVVRERQPLPVAG; from the coding sequence ATGACCCACGACGCCCGTTCGACGGTCTACATCGAGACCTACGGCTGCCAGATGAACGTGAGCGATTCCGAGCTGATGCTCGGCAAGCTTGCAGCTGCCGGATACGCGCCCGTCGAGTCGCCGGACGGGGCGGACGTGATCCTCCTCAACACGTGCGCCATCCGCGACCACGCGGAACAGCGGGTCATCGGGCGGCTGGGGGAGCTCAAGCGGGCCATGAAGGCGGGGACGGTGGTCGGGGTCGCGGGGTGCATGGCGCAGCGCCTGGGGCCCGAGCTCCTGTCGAAGGCCCGCCACGTGAGCCTCGTGATCGGCCCCGACGGCTACCGCGCCCTCCCCGAGCTCGTGGCGAAGGCGCGCGACGGCGAGCGGGCGGTGCAGACCGCCTTCGACATGGAGGAGCACTACGAGGACTTCGCCCCGCGCCGATTCGACAAGGTGAAGGCGTGGATCCCCGTGCAGCGCGGGTGTGACTACCGCTGCACGTACTGCATCGTCCCGTACACGCGGGGCGCGGAGCGGAGCCGCAAGCTCGAGGACGTGGTACGCGAGGCGCGGCAGGTGGTGGAGGAGGGGATCAGCGAGGTCACGCTCCTCGGGCAGACGGTGAACTCGTACCACGACGGCAGCCACGACTTCGCCGACCTGCTGCGCGCCGTTGGCGCGGTGCCGGGCGTGCGCCGGCTCCGCTTCACCTCACCGCACCCCAGCGACTTCAGCGACGCCGTCATCGATGCCATGGCGGAGGTGGCGGCGGTGTGCGAGCACGTGCACCTGCCCATGCAGTCGGGGGCGACGAGCATGCTCAAGCGCATGCTGCGCCGCTATTCCCGCGAGGACTACCTGGCGTGCGTGGAACGCCTCCGGACCCGCGTCCCCGGGATCGGCCTGACGACCGACATCATCGTCGGTTTCCCGGGCGAGACGGAGGCCGAGTTCGCGGAGACCCTCTCGGCGGTGCGGGAGGTCGGCTTCGACGACGCCTTCACCTTCAAGTTCTCGCCGCGCGAGGGAACGCCCGCCACGCGCATGCCCGCGGAGTGGACGGTCCCCGACGAGGTGGCGTCGGAGCGCCTCGAGCGCCTCATCGAGGTGGTGCGCTCGGGTGCGCGCGAGAAGAACCTGCGCCTCCTGGGCCAGCGACGCGAGGTCCTCGTGGAGAAGCCGGCGCGTCGGGGCGAGTTGCTGCAGGCGCGGTCTCGCGACTACAAGACGGTGCTGATTCCGGGAAACGAGTCGCTGGTCGGGCAGTACGTCACGGTGGAGCTGACCGGGACGACGGGCTCGACCTTCACCGGAGCCGTCGTCCGCGAGCGTCAGCCCCTCCCGGTCGCCGGCTGA
- a CDS encoding DNA internalization-related competence protein ComEC/Rec2 has product MPLVVMAFGAYAAGLLAGFGGVVVVGMGAAGVGGVLAAAFRRWSHAALALALAAGALHGTQALHGDRRCVRTVRADGFATVRLASDLSPATPAWGRVERRGCGVRMRIRSRTTSAAAGSTVAVSGSFARRGASLELRQGTVRVLRPPGRLARWRAWTGRRIDALYGTDAPLARALLLADADDIDRAVRDRFADAGIIHMLSVSGLHVGIIAGAVRALAGAARAGALGADLVSLGVTLAFVLFIGAPPPAVRSAGMLALGVVARLRQRPTAPWGIWAVSCAVPLVEPRVVLDLGWQLSVAGMAGLLASGAVSRRVTASLRGWRRTVVESMVATTVASAATAPLVAWVFGRVSLAAVVTNVVAAPLFGLAQPLLFASLVALPARAVASLLAEAARSALALIDLVARGGAALPLAVVRAEPDAATALLLGIAALAGVVALVGRWRRRPALVSLAALALATWWPTLRPGPGRLELHAIDVGQGDALALRSPRGRWFLVDAGGGGRGGDAAQSVIWPYLRRHGGDVVHLSLSHPHLDHIGGAATLITRAAPDTIWDGAYVTGSEAYREMLLAARRERRPWRRVAAGDSVGFDGVSIVVLAPDSAWLAGLTDPNEASVVLRVSYGGVRFLLTGDAESGEEEWLLRRYGDALRADVLKVAHHGSRTSTTPPFLDAVRPRVAIVSVGAGNSYGHPSLEVLQSLDERGIHLLRTDDDGTIVTSTDGSDVEVRADGRRWKYLRPPP; this is encoded by the coding sequence ATGCCGCTCGTCGTCATGGCATTCGGGGCGTACGCCGCCGGTCTCCTCGCGGGATTCGGCGGCGTCGTCGTCGTGGGAATGGGTGCGGCGGGCGTGGGCGGCGTGCTCGCCGCTGCATTCCGTCGCTGGAGCCACGCGGCGCTCGCGCTCGCCCTGGCGGCGGGGGCGTTGCACGGCACGCAGGCGCTGCACGGCGACCGGCGTTGCGTGCGGACGGTGCGCGCCGACGGGTTCGCGACGGTCCGGCTCGCGTCGGACCTGTCGCCCGCGACGCCGGCGTGGGGACGGGTAGAGCGCCGGGGATGCGGCGTGCGGATGCGCATCCGGTCGCGGACCACGTCGGCCGCTGCCGGGAGCACCGTCGCCGTCAGCGGGAGCTTCGCGCGGCGTGGCGCCTCGCTGGAGCTGCGACAGGGGACGGTGCGCGTGCTGCGGCCCCCCGGGCGGCTGGCCCGGTGGCGCGCGTGGACCGGCCGGCGCATCGACGCCCTCTACGGCACCGACGCCCCGCTCGCCCGCGCGCTCCTCCTCGCCGACGCCGACGACATCGACCGCGCGGTGCGCGATCGGTTCGCCGACGCCGGGATCATCCACATGCTCTCCGTGTCGGGATTGCATGTGGGAATCATCGCCGGCGCCGTGCGCGCCCTGGCCGGCGCGGCGCGCGCCGGTGCGCTCGGCGCCGATCTCGTGTCGTTAGGCGTCACGCTCGCCTTCGTCCTCTTCATCGGGGCGCCGCCACCGGCCGTTCGCTCGGCGGGGATGCTCGCCCTGGGGGTGGTGGCGCGCCTGCGCCAGCGCCCGACTGCGCCCTGGGGGATCTGGGCGGTGTCCTGCGCCGTCCCCCTCGTCGAGCCGCGCGTCGTGCTCGACCTCGGCTGGCAGTTGAGCGTGGCCGGGATGGCGGGGCTCCTGGCCAGTGGCGCCGTCAGCCGGCGCGTGACGGCGTCGCTGCGCGGGTGGCGCCGGACGGTCGTGGAGTCGATGGTCGCCACCACCGTCGCATCCGCCGCCACGGCACCGCTCGTGGCGTGGGTCTTCGGCCGCGTGAGCCTCGCCGCAGTGGTCACCAACGTCGTCGCCGCCCCGCTGTTCGGCCTCGCCCAGCCCCTCCTGTTCGCGTCGCTCGTCGCCCTCCCCGCGCGAGCGGTGGCGTCGCTCCTGGCCGAAGCGGCGCGCAGCGCGCTGGCGCTCATCGACCTCGTGGCGCGGGGCGGGGCCGCGCTCCCCCTCGCCGTGGTGCGCGCCGAGCCCGACGCCGCGACGGCGCTCCTGCTTGGCATCGCCGCCCTCGCGGGGGTGGTGGCGCTCGTCGGCCGCTGGCGCCGTCGCCCGGCGCTCGTCTCGCTCGCGGCGCTGGCGCTCGCCACGTGGTGGCCCACGCTGCGTCCGGGACCGGGGCGGCTCGAACTGCACGCCATCGACGTGGGGCAGGGCGACGCGCTCGCCCTCCGGTCTCCGCGAGGACGCTGGTTCCTCGTGGACGCGGGTGGGGGTGGGCGAGGTGGTGATGCGGCACAATCGGTCATCTGGCCGTACCTGCGGCGCCATGGCGGCGACGTCGTCCATCTCTCCCTCTCCCATCCGCACCTCGACCACATCGGCGGCGCGGCGACTCTGATCACCCGGGCGGCCCCCGACACCATCTGGGACGGGGCCTACGTGACCGGCAGTGAGGCGTATCGGGAGATGCTGCTCGCCGCCCGGCGCGAGCGGCGGCCGTGGCGCAGGGTTGCGGCTGGCGACTCGGTCGGGTTCGACGGCGTGTCGATCGTGGTGCTCGCCCCCGACTCGGCGTGGCTGGCCGGACTGACCGATCCCAACGAGGCGAGTGTCGTGCTGCGCGTGTCGTACGGGGGAGTGCGCTTCCTCCTGACCGGCGACGCGGAATCCGGCGAGGAGGAGTGGCTCCTGCGGCGGTACGGGGACGCGCTGCGCGCCGACGTGCTCAAGGTCGCGCATCACGGGAGCCGGACCAGCACGACGCCTCCATTCCTCGACGCGGTGCGGCCGCGCGTCGCGATCGTCTCCGTGGGGGCGGGAAACAGCTATGGCCACCCGTCGCTCGAGGTGTTGCAGTCGCTCGACGAGCGCGGCATCCACCTGTTGCGCACCGACGACGACGGCACCATCGTGACCTCGACGGACGGCTCCGATGTGGAGGTCCGCGCCGATGGGCGGCGCTGGAAATACCTGCGCCCGCCCCCCTGA
- a CDS encoding fructose-bisphosphatase: MVKHTDTSVVTIERFIIEQEKLYPDATGSLSSILYDIALAAKMISSKVRRAGLVDVLGALETENVQGEIQQKLDVFANETIVKAMDHTGRLCAMASEEEPDIIPIPERFKCGSYVLLFDPLDGSSNIDVNVPVGTIFSVMRKITRGARGEMEDMLQPGRRQVAAGYIIYGSSTMLVYTTGQGVHGFTLDPSIGEFLLSHPDIRMPARGRYLSVNDSYEQYWDENVKALMRRYRGLDGKQKAMNVRYVGSLVADFHRNLLGGGIFAYPANQKSPRGKLRLLYECNPLAFIAKEAGGAAFDGAQDILDVQPTELHQRSPLYIGSRDDIDTAREVLGRQLAEVG; encoded by the coding sequence GTGGTCAAGCACACCGACACCTCCGTCGTCACGATCGAGCGATTCATCATCGAGCAGGAGAAGCTGTACCCCGATGCCACGGGGTCGCTTTCCTCGATCCTGTACGACATCGCGCTGGCCGCCAAGATGATTTCCAGCAAGGTGCGCCGCGCCGGGCTGGTCGACGTCCTCGGGGCCCTGGAGACCGAGAACGTCCAGGGGGAGATCCAGCAGAAGCTCGACGTCTTCGCGAACGAGACGATCGTGAAGGCGATGGACCATACGGGGCGGCTCTGCGCCATGGCGTCGGAAGAGGAGCCGGACATCATCCCCATCCCCGAGAGGTTCAAGTGCGGGAGCTACGTCCTCCTCTTCGATCCGCTCGACGGCTCGTCGAACATCGACGTGAACGTCCCGGTGGGGACCATCTTCTCCGTGATGCGCAAGATCACGCGCGGGGCACGCGGTGAGATGGAAGACATGCTGCAGCCCGGACGCCGGCAGGTCGCCGCCGGCTACATCATCTACGGCTCCAGCACGATGCTCGTCTACACGACGGGGCAGGGGGTGCACGGCTTCACCCTGGACCCCTCCATCGGCGAGTTCCTCCTGTCGCACCCCGACATCAGGATGCCGGCGCGCGGGCGCTACCTGTCGGTCAACGACTCCTACGAGCAGTACTGGGACGAGAACGTGAAGGCGCTCATGCGCCGCTATCGCGGGCTCGACGGGAAGCAGAAGGCGATGAACGTGCGCTACGTCGGTTCGCTGGTGGCCGACTTCCATCGCAACCTCCTCGGTGGGGGGATCTTCGCGTACCCCGCGAACCAGAAGTCCCCCAGGGGCAAGCTGCGCCTCCTCTACGAGTGCAATCCGCTGGCCTTCATCGCCAAGGAAGCGGGGGGGGCGGCGTTCGATGGGGCGCAGGACATCCTCGACGTGCAACCCACCGAACTGCACCAGCGCTCCCCGCTGTACATCGGAAGCCGGGACGACATCGACACGGCGCGCGAGGTGCTGGGGCGGCAGCTCGCCGAGGTCGGGTAG
- a CDS encoding methylmalonyl-CoA mutase, translating to MSKPIDERLSPAGIPTRPVYRPDDVAGRYEETLGDPGRFPFTRGVQPTMYRGRLWTMRQYAGFGTAAETNERFRHLLAAGQTGLSVAFDLPTQMGIDSDAPRARGEVGRVGVAIDTVEDLHVLLRDLPLDRVSTSMTINATAATLLAMYIVVAEERGLSRAQVSGTIQNDLLKEYIARGTYIYPPGPSLRLIAEIFRFCAAEVPNWNPISISGYHIREAGATAVQELAFTFANTIEYVQRAIDAGLAVDTFAPRLSFFFAAHNDLFEEVAKFRAARRIYARLMRERFGASDASCRLRFHTQTGGVTLTAQQPLNNVVRVTVQTLAATLGGTQSLHTNGYDEALALPTAEAATLALRTQQIVAYESGVASTVDPLAGSYYVEALTDALEARTMELLDKVDAMGGAERAIAAGFFQEEIARSAYAHQLRVESGETVVVGVNRFDDGKEPPIIPSPDYSRLEGEQVARLQAVKRGRAAARVHAALAALSSAAASYADGAEGEGGAVATETQGGLPPLMPLIIDAVRERATVGEISDTLQARWSLYRPA from the coding sequence ATGTCCAAGCCCATCGACGAGCGCCTCTCTCCCGCCGGCATCCCGACCAGGCCGGTGTACCGCCCCGACGACGTCGCCGGCCGCTATGAAGAAACGTTAGGCGATCCGGGGCGCTTCCCCTTCACCCGCGGCGTGCAGCCGACGATGTACCGCGGGCGCCTCTGGACCATGCGCCAGTACGCCGGATTCGGGACGGCCGCCGAGACGAACGAACGCTTCCGGCACCTGCTGGCGGCGGGGCAGACGGGGCTCTCGGTCGCCTTCGACCTCCCGACCCAGATGGGGATCGACAGCGACGCGCCGCGAGCCCGGGGCGAGGTGGGGCGCGTGGGGGTGGCCATCGACACGGTCGAGGACCTGCACGTCCTCCTGCGCGACCTCCCCCTGGACCGGGTCTCGACCTCGATGACCATCAACGCCACGGCGGCGACGCTGCTGGCGATGTACATCGTGGTCGCCGAGGAACGCGGGCTGTCGCGCGCCCAGGTGAGCGGGACGATCCAGAACGACCTGCTCAAGGAATACATCGCCCGCGGCACGTACATCTATCCCCCCGGGCCGTCGCTGCGCCTGATCGCCGAGATCTTCCGATTCTGCGCCGCCGAGGTGCCCAACTGGAATCCGATCTCGATCTCGGGCTATCACATTCGCGAGGCGGGGGCCACGGCGGTGCAGGAACTCGCCTTCACCTTCGCGAACACGATCGAGTACGTGCAGCGGGCCATCGACGCCGGGCTCGCGGTCGACACCTTCGCCCCGCGCCTGTCGTTCTTCTTCGCGGCGCACAACGACCTCTTCGAGGAGGTGGCCAAGTTCCGGGCGGCGCGCCGGATCTACGCCCGCCTCATGCGCGAGCGCTTCGGCGCCAGCGACGCCTCGTGCCGCCTGCGCTTCCACACCCAGACGGGCGGGGTGACGCTCACGGCGCAGCAGCCGCTCAACAACGTGGTGCGGGTGACGGTGCAGACGCTGGCGGCCACGTTAGGCGGGACGCAGTCGCTGCACACCAACGGCTACGACGAGGCGCTCGCCCTCCCCACGGCCGAAGCGGCGACGCTCGCGTTGCGCACCCAGCAGATCGTCGCCTACGAGTCCGGGGTGGCGTCCACGGTCGACCCCCTCGCGGGGTCGTACTACGTCGAGGCGCTCACCGACGCGCTCGAAGCGCGCACCATGGAGCTGCTGGACAAGGTGGACGCCATGGGTGGCGCGGAGCGCGCCATCGCCGCCGGCTTCTTCCAGGAAGAAATTGCCCGGAGCGCGTACGCGCACCAGCTGCGGGTCGAATCCGGCGAGACGGTCGTGGTCGGGGTCAACCGGTTCGACGATGGCAAGGAGCCGCCGATCATCCCGTCCCCCGACTACTCGCGCCTCGAGGGAGAACAGGTGGCGCGACTGCAGGCGGTGAAGCGGGGGCGCGCCGCCGCGCGCGTGCACGCCGCCCTGGCGGCGCTGTCGAGCGCGGCGGCCTCGTACGCCGATGGAGCCGAGGGTGAGGGAGGGGCCGTGGCGACCGAGACACAGGGGGGGCTCCCCCCGTTGATGCCGCTGATCATCGACGCAGTGCGCGAGCGCGCGACGGTCGGGGAGATCAGCGACACACTGCAGGCGCGCTGGAGCCTCTACCGCCCCGCCTAG
- a CDS encoding arginine--tRNA ligase — MTPEQILRDALRDAALAAGAPADFQPQLERPRDPAFGDWASNAAMLLARHLKRKPLEIAQDLVARLDVARAGVSEAYVAGAGFINFRLAAGAEAAGLADVLAAGSTYGRSNEGEQHVVNVEFVSANPTGPLHVGHGRQAAIGDAVSTLLEWTGWQVTREFYYNDAGVQIANLARSVQARVRELTTGVAEIPEGGYHGEYIREIARDYVGAYPGDAAGNDLEAIRAFAVAALRHEQDKDLQAFGVRFDVYYLESSLYTDGKVDETVRLLVDGGHTFEKDGALWLRTTDYGDDKDRVMRKSDGTYTYFLPDVAYHLAKWRRGFARAINVQGADHHSTVTRVRAGLQALGTGIPRGYPEYELHQMVTVMRGGEEVKISKRAGSYVTVRDLIDEVGRDAVRYFLLMRKSDSQLVFDVDVARAQSEENPVYYIQMAHARLCGIFRVGEIAPDSITGAGVEWGALVEDDERELVKALLGFPGLVTAAARTLAPHLVATYLLDTARLVHTWYHKHHVLGEPEPVRSARLALARAAQVVLANGLAILGISAPERM; from the coding sequence ATGACCCCGGAACAGATCCTTCGCGACGCGCTGCGCGACGCGGCGCTGGCCGCGGGCGCGCCCGCCGACTTCCAGCCGCAACTCGAACGGCCGCGCGATCCCGCGTTCGGCGACTGGGCCAGCAATGCGGCCATGCTCCTGGCGCGTCACCTGAAGCGCAAGCCGCTGGAGATCGCGCAGGACCTGGTCGCGCGTCTCGACGTCGCGCGGGCCGGCGTCTCGGAGGCGTACGTGGCCGGCGCCGGATTCATCAACTTCCGCCTGGCTGCGGGGGCCGAGGCCGCGGGGCTGGCCGACGTCCTGGCCGCCGGGAGCACCTACGGGCGCTCCAACGAGGGAGAGCAGCACGTCGTGAACGTCGAGTTCGTCTCGGCGAACCCGACCGGGCCGCTGCACGTCGGCCACGGCCGCCAGGCTGCCATCGGCGATGCGGTCTCGACGCTCCTCGAGTGGACGGGATGGCAGGTCACGCGCGAGTTCTACTACAACGACGCGGGCGTCCAGATCGCCAACCTCGCGCGGTCGGTGCAGGCCCGCGTCCGCGAGCTCACGACGGGCGTCGCGGAGATCCCGGAAGGCGGGTACCACGGCGAGTACATCCGGGAGATCGCGCGCGACTACGTGGGCGCCTACCCGGGCGATGCCGCGGGGAACGACCTCGAGGCCATCCGCGCCTTCGCCGTCGCCGCGCTGCGCCACGAGCAGGACAAGGACCTGCAGGCGTTCGGTGTCCGGTTCGACGTGTACTACCTGGAGTCCTCGCTGTATACCGACGGCAAGGTGGACGAGACCGTCCGCCTGCTGGTGGATGGGGGGCACACGTTCGAGAAGGACGGGGCGCTCTGGCTGCGCACCACCGACTACGGCGACGACAAGGACCGCGTGATGCGGAAGTCGGACGGGACGTACACCTACTTCCTGCCCGACGTCGCCTACCACCTGGCCAAGTGGCGCCGCGGCTTCGCCCGCGCCATCAACGTGCAGGGGGCGGACCACCACAGCACGGTGACGCGCGTGCGCGCGGGACTGCAGGCGTTGGGCACGGGGATCCCCCGGGGATACCCCGAGTACGAGCTGCACCAGATGGTGACCGTCATGCGGGGCGGTGAGGAGGTCAAGATCTCCAAGCGGGCCGGGAGCTACGTGACGGTGCGCGACCTCATCGACGAGGTGGGACGCGACGCGGTGCGCTACTTCCTGCTCATGCGCAAGTCGGACTCGCAGCTGGTCTTCGATGTCGACGTGGCACGTGCGCAGAGCGAGGAGAATCCGGTCTACTACATCCAGATGGCGCACGCGCGGCTGTGCGGGATCTTCCGGGTCGGCGAGATCGCCCCGGACTCCATCACCGGCGCCGGGGTCGAATGGGGGGCGCTGGTGGAGGACGATGAGCGTGAGCTCGTGAAGGCGCTGCTCGGCTTCCCCGGGCTGGTGACGGCGGCGGCGCGCACCCTCGCACCGCACCTCGTGGCCACGTACCTCCTGGATACGGCACGGCTCGTCCATACGTGGTATCACAAGCATCACGTCCTCGGCGAGCCGGAGCCCGTGCGGTCGGCCCGCCTCGCGCTCGCGCGCGCCGCGCAGGTGGTGCTGGCCAACGGCCTCGCCATCCTCGGCATTTCGGCGCCGGAGCGGATGTAG
- a CDS encoding sugar kinase, with protein MSVLVVGSVALDSVETPFGKAEDVLGGSGTFFSAAASHLTPVQLVGVVGSDYPVQQLEPLGARGVDLRGVERAEGESFRWRGRYRHDLNSAETLETRLGVFSHFRPKIPEQFRRAPYVFLANIDPRLQLDVLRQVERPKLVACDTMNFWIESRRTDLLELLKHVDALLLNDGEARQLTEHSNLVKAARWILARGPRIVIIKKGEHGAFMFTSHSVFFAPAYPLEDVFDPTGAGDSFAGGFMGYLARTGQVDEEHMRRAVVYGSALGSFAVEKFSIDRLLELDHDIIRERLNEFRRLVAFQEELPA; from the coding sequence ATGTCCGTCCTGGTTGTCGGCTCCGTCGCCCTCGATTCCGTCGAAACTCCCTTCGGCAAGGCAGAGGATGTCCTGGGGGGCTCGGGGACGTTCTTTTCCGCCGCCGCGAGCCACCTGACGCCGGTGCAGCTGGTGGGCGTCGTGGGGAGCGACTATCCGGTGCAGCAGCTCGAGCCGCTGGGCGCGCGCGGCGTCGACCTCCGTGGCGTCGAGCGGGCCGAGGGCGAGTCGTTCCGCTGGCGAGGGCGCTACCGCCACGACCTCAACTCGGCGGAGACGCTCGAGACGCGGCTGGGGGTGTTCTCGCACTTCCGCCCGAAGATCCCGGAGCAGTTTCGCCGCGCGCCGTACGTCTTCCTGGCCAACATCGACCCGCGCTTGCAGCTGGACGTGCTCCGCCAGGTGGAGCGTCCCAAGCTCGTGGCCTGCGACACCATGAACTTCTGGATCGAGAGCCGGCGCACGGACCTCCTCGAGCTCCTGAAGCACGTGGATGCGCTCCTCCTGAACGACGGCGAGGCCCGGCAGCTCACGGAGCACTCCAACCTCGTGAAGGCGGCGCGGTGGATCCTGGCGCGCGGGCCGCGCATCGTGATCATCAAGAAGGGGGAGCACGGGGCGTTCATGTTCACCTCACACTCGGTCTTCTTCGCCCCCGCCTATCCGCTCGAGGACGTCTTCGACCCCACGGGCGCGGGCGATTCCTTCGCCGGGGGCTTCATGGGGTACCTGGCGCGTACCGGCCAGGTCGACGAGGAGCACATGCGCCGCGCCGTCGTCTACGGATCGGCGCTCGGCTCGTTCGCGGTGGAGAAGTTCTCGATCGATCGCCTGCTCGAGCTCGATCACGATATCATTCGGGAGCGGCTCAACGAATTCCGCCGCCTCGTCGCCTTCCAGGAGGAACTGCCCGCGTGA
- a CDS encoding phosphoribosylformylglycinamidine cyclo-ligase: MSYRSAGVDIDAADDAKTRIGKLVESTRTAGCIGAFGSFGGMFRAPTSGSPILVASADGVGTKIKVAIDSGRHDTVGHCLVNHCVNDILAQGATPLFFLDYVAFGALEPAVVEAVVAGVAAGCRENQCALIGGETAEMPGLYTPPDYDLAGFIVGTVQEGATLGAERVRAGDVLVGFESSGLHTNGYSLARRIVSDRLRLSVGDPFPGEDGATVADVLLRVHRSYLAAVRPVLGRVRALAHITGGGLPGNLNRALPPTLDAIVDPSSWEIPNVFRVLEEAGGVARDEMFRAFNMGVGMVVVADAADVSSVLQAAAEAGVRAWRLGHVAPGTGQVQLRAAR, from the coding sequence ATGAGCTATCGCTCGGCCGGGGTCGACATCGACGCCGCCGACGACGCCAAGACCCGCATCGGCAAGCTCGTCGAGTCCACCCGCACCGCCGGCTGCATCGGCGCGTTCGGGTCGTTCGGGGGGATGTTCCGCGCGCCCACCAGTGGCAGCCCGATCCTCGTCGCCAGCGCCGACGGCGTCGGGACCAAGATCAAGGTGGCCATCGACTCCGGCCGCCACGACACGGTGGGGCACTGCCTCGTCAACCACTGCGTCAACGACATCCTCGCCCAGGGAGCGACGCCGCTCTTCTTCCTCGACTACGTGGCCTTCGGCGCCCTCGAGCCGGCGGTGGTCGAGGCGGTCGTCGCCGGGGTCGCCGCCGGGTGCCGCGAGAACCAGTGCGCCCTGATCGGCGGCGAAACCGCCGAAATGCCCGGGCTCTACACGCCGCCGGACTACGACCTCGCGGGCTTCATCGTGGGCACGGTCCAGGAGGGAGCCACGTTGGGCGCGGAGCGCGTGCGGGCGGGCGACGTCCTCGTCGGCTTCGAGAGCTCGGGGCTGCACACCAACGGCTATTCGCTCGCCCGGCGCATCGTCAGCGACCGGTTGCGGCTGTCGGTGGGCGACCCGTTCCCGGGCGAGGACGGGGCGACGGTCGCCGACGTCCTGCTGCGCGTCCATCGCTCCTACCTCGCCGCGGTGCGCCCCGTCCTGGGGCGCGTCCGTGCGCTGGCGCACATCACCGGGGGCGGGCTCCCCGGCAACCTGAACCGGGCACTCCCGCCCACGCTCGACGCCATCGTCGATCCCTCCTCGTGGGAGATCCCGAACGTCTTCCGGGTGCTGGAGGAGGCGGGCGGCGTGGCGCGCGACGAGATGTTCCGCGCCTTCAACATGGGGGTGGGGATGGTCGTCGTTGCCGACGCGGCCGACGTGTCGTCGGTGCTGCAGGCGGCGGCCGAAGCGGGAGTGCGCGCCTGGCGCCTGGGGCACGTGGCCCCGGGCACCGGCCAGGTGCAACTCCGGGCGGCGCGATAG
- a CDS encoding riboflavin biosynthesis protein RibD — translation MGRRTKDGEGADGAADVRFMRRALALAERGWGQVSPNPLVGAVVVRDGKVVGEGYHAAFGRDHAEVVALGRAGNQARGSTVFVTLEPCTHHGKTPPCTDALLAAGVRRVVVAVRDPHPVAAGGVELLRERGVTVDVGTCEAEGRELNAPFLHAVTSPRPWVTLKLAISVDGAIADHTRRQGWLTGAEARAEVHRLRASHDALGVGMGTVLADDPALTVRDARAPRVPPLRVVFSRTGRLPVTSALATTARDVPVVVVARETDPAYEATLNEMGVEVVTTSTLDDALRALRMRGVHSIMVEGGARLAGALLFEGFVDRLVVFTAPVVLGAGALNAFLLAPAQRAESAPRMRVVRRESFGDDLMTVYALDQGRAREST, via the coding sequence ATGGGACGGCGCACGAAGGACGGGGAGGGCGCAGACGGCGCCGCCGACGTGCGCTTCATGCGGCGGGCCCTTGCGCTCGCCGAGCGGGGATGGGGACAGGTCTCGCCCAACCCCCTCGTCGGCGCCGTCGTGGTGCGTGACGGGAAGGTCGTGGGCGAAGGGTACCACGCTGCCTTCGGGCGCGACCATGCGGAGGTGGTGGCGTTAGGCAGGGCGGGGAACCAGGCGCGGGGGAGCACGGTCTTCGTCACCCTCGAGCCCTGCACCCACCACGGCAAGACGCCGCCATGTACCGACGCCCTGCTCGCCGCCGGGGTACGGCGCGTGGTGGTCGCCGTGCGCGATCCGCACCCCGTGGCCGCGGGGGGGGTCGAGCTGCTGCGGGAACGGGGGGTCACCGTCGACGTCGGCACCTGCGAGGCGGAGGGGCGCGAGCTGAACGCCCCCTTCCTGCACGCCGTGACCAGCCCTCGTCCGTGGGTGACGCTCAAGCTCGCGATCTCCGTGGACGGGGCCATCGCCGATCACACGCGCCGTCAGGGGTGGCTCACCGGCGCCGAGGCGCGCGCCGAAGTGCATCGCCTGCGCGCGAGCCACGATGCCCTGGGAGTCGGGATGGGGACGGTCCTCGCCGACGATCCCGCCCTCACCGTCCGCGACGCCCGGGCCCCGCGCGTCCCCCCGCTTCGCGTCGTTTTTTCGCGCACCGGGCGCCTCCCCGTCACGAGCGCGCTGGCGACCACCGCCCGCGACGTCCCCGTCGTCGTGGTGGCGCGGGAGACCGATCCCGCGTACGAGGCGACGCTCAACGAGATGGGGGTCGAGGTGGTCACCACGTCGACGCTGGACGACGCCCTGCGCGCCCTGCGGATGCGTGGCGTGCACTCGATCATGGTCGAGGGGGGGGCGAGGCTGGCCGGCGCGCTGCTATTCGAAGGATTCGTCGATCGGCTGGTCGTCTTCACCGCTCCGGTCGTGCTCGGCGCGGGCGCGCTCAACGCCTTCCTGCTCGCCCCGGCGCAGCGCGCCGAGTCGGCGCCGCGCATGCGGGTCGTGCGGCGCGAGAGCTTCGGCGACGACCTCATGACCGTCTATGCGCTCGACCAGGGTCGCGCGCGGGAGAGCACGTGA